From the Candidatus Bathyarchaeia archaeon genome, one window contains:
- a CDS encoding DNA polymerase II large subunit, with amino-acid sequence MNIICSENYAKYFANLEAELGRILEIANKAKARGLDVKRRVEDEIRISRDLADRVEYMIGPHGVGKRIQELHHLPRTQLAFKIAEEIVYGGFGVYTAEAAAEQAVKTGAAILNEGVTVAPLQGIVKVAIKQRWDELGRSTPSRYLSLYFAGPMRSAGGTELALVTVLGDYVRRLLGLDAYKAQRDEIGRFCEELRLYEREVGRFQFHVTDEVIENILSHLPVEVTGIKTDPVEVSSYRNLPSVETNCVRGGALRVINDGIAGRALKVWKVINEINLTGWDWLKSIGEVKRDKSEDAEPTYLQDIIAGRPVFSFPFLLGRGCGFRLRYGRSRNTGLACVGVHPITMSILNDFIAVGTQLRLEMPGKAGVVSSVDTIEPPIVKLKDGSVARVETSEKRDEVKGKVEKVLFLGDLLIAVAEFLENGKPLMPSGFVEEWWACEVKKAMEPEGDEAIENISKVVGIPAVRLRELLTNYLKVKPSADEAVKISTAIKIPLHPRYCYFWRNISVEELKALRSRILGSDLEVENKVVRKITLNLDVRIKTIMEKLLLPHKVSDGKIIVDEDAPTLARCLGIPEKSLEIAETPEILRVVSELAGFEVRDKYPSFVGVRMGRPEKADERKMKPPVHVLFPIGLSGGAQRNISEVDGSVEVEIARKFCKACGVVTYEARCQVCGYETVPQAVCPVCSRTLADRKCSRCNAEGRFYSVQVIPDMRERLMEACRRLGVNLPKVLKGVKGLMSANKIPEPLEKGILRAKYDLYVFKDGTVRYDLTNAPLTHFRPSEIGVSIDRLKRLGYTIDRHGNPLESSDQTCELKVQDLIIPERCGDYLARVANFIDELLARFYGLDAFYKAEDRYGLLGHLVVGLSPHTSAGVLGRIIGFSKLNVCYSHPLWISAKRRDCDGDEDALILALDVFLNFSREFLPAQIGGLMDAPLLLTPIIAPQEVDDQVWTLELNDLYPLEFYYNSLVCVDSKYALKFLDTVGCRLGRPAQYEGYSFIHDVTDINIGVRENRYKRLGTMMDKLQSQMALMDILEGVDAKDVARRVLGVHFMRDIAGNLRVFASQSFRCKRCNSRYRRIPLKGRCLRCGGQLSLTVFKGTVEKYLKVAEWIAKTYGLEDYYNQRVALISDEIASVFAGGEEETKEKVKATELTDFM; translated from the coding sequence TTGAACATCATATGTAGCGAAAATTACGCGAAGTACTTCGCAAACTTGGAGGCTGAACTGGGACGTATACTTGAGATCGCCAATAAAGCCAAGGCTAGAGGGTTAGATGTCAAACGCAGAGTCGAGGATGAGATCCGTATATCAAGAGATCTTGCCGACCGCGTCGAGTACATGATTGGCCCTCACGGTGTCGGAAAACGTATCCAAGAATTACACCACCTCCCCAGAACTCAGCTCGCCTTCAAGATAGCTGAAGAGATAGTCTATGGTGGGTTCGGGGTATATACGGCGGAGGCCGCGGCGGAACAAGCGGTGAAGACAGGCGCGGCTATACTGAACGAGGGGGTAACAGTAGCCCCTCTGCAGGGGATCGTGAAGGTTGCTATCAAGCAGCGCTGGGATGAGCTGGGGCGGTCTACGCCTTCCCGCTACCTCTCATTATACTTTGCTGGGCCTATGAGGTCTGCGGGTGGGACTGAGCTCGCCTTGGTCACTGTTTTGGGGGACTATGTAAGGCGTCTCCTTGGTCTCGACGCTTATAAAGCACAAAGAGATGAGATAGGCCGCTTCTGCGAAGAACTCCGGCTTTATGAGCGTGAAGTGGGTCGGTTCCAGTTTCACGTCACCGACGAGGTTATCGAGAATATTCTAAGCCACCTTCCTGTAGAGGTCACAGGGATAAAGACAGATCCGGTTGAAGTCTCTTCGTACAGGAATCTCCCTTCAGTTGAAACCAACTGTGTTCGAGGAGGTGCTTTAAGAGTTATTAACGATGGCATAGCAGGGAGAGCTCTCAAAGTCTGGAAGGTGATAAATGAGATAAACCTGACGGGTTGGGATTGGCTGAAGAGCATCGGGGAGGTTAAGCGGGATAAGTCTGAGGACGCAGAACCCACATACCTCCAAGATATAATAGCCGGCCGTCCAGTCTTCTCATTTCCCTTCCTTCTCGGACGTGGGTGTGGGTTCAGGTTACGTTACGGGCGCTCTAGGAATACGGGCCTCGCCTGCGTGGGGGTTCATCCGATAACCATGTCGATACTTAATGATTTCATAGCTGTTGGAACGCAACTACGCCTCGAGATGCCGGGTAAGGCAGGGGTCGTTAGCAGCGTGGACACCATAGAACCTCCAATAGTCAAGTTGAAGGACGGCTCCGTCGCCAGGGTTGAGACATCCGAAAAGAGAGACGAAGTGAAAGGCAAAGTTGAGAAGGTTCTATTCTTGGGCGACCTCTTGATTGCCGTGGCTGAGTTCCTAGAGAACGGCAAGCCGCTGATGCCCTCAGGCTTCGTGGAGGAGTGGTGGGCGTGCGAGGTCAAGAAGGCCATGGAGCCTGAAGGCGACGAAGCCATTGAAAATATCAGTAAGGTGGTAGGAATCCCGGCGGTGCGACTCAGAGAGCTGTTAACGAATTATCTAAAGGTTAAGCCTAGCGCGGATGAGGCCGTCAAGATCTCGACAGCCATAAAAATTCCGCTCCATCCCCGATACTGTTACTTTTGGCGGAATATAAGCGTGGAGGAGTTAAAGGCTTTGAGAAGCCGCATCCTAGGCTCTGATCTCGAGGTTGAAAACAAGGTGGTTAGAAAGATCACCTTGAACCTCGACGTGAGAATAAAAACTATAATGGAAAAGCTCCTCCTCCCTCACAAAGTTTCAGATGGAAAGATCATCGTGGACGAGGATGCGCCAACTCTGGCGAGGTGCCTCGGCATACCTGAGAAGAGCCTAGAGATAGCAGAGACTCCGGAAATTTTACGGGTTGTGTCAGAGCTGGCTGGGTTTGAGGTGAGAGATAAGTACCCCTCTTTCGTCGGGGTTCGTATGGGGCGGCCGGAGAAGGCGGACGAGAGGAAGATGAAGCCCCCAGTTCATGTTCTCTTCCCAATTGGTCTGAGCGGGGGGGCGCAACGGAACATTTCGGAAGTAGATGGGAGTGTAGAGGTGGAAATAGCGCGGAAGTTTTGTAAGGCTTGTGGAGTCGTCACCTATGAAGCTAGATGCCAAGTTTGTGGGTATGAGACAGTGCCACAGGCGGTGTGCCCTGTCTGTTCCAGAACGTTGGCAGATCGGAAGTGTAGCCGCTGTAACGCCGAGGGGCGATTCTATAGTGTTCAAGTGATCCCTGACATGAGGGAGCGGTTGATGGAGGCATGCCGCCGGTTGGGTGTCAATTTGCCCAAGGTGTTGAAGGGTGTGAAGGGGTTGATGAGCGCCAATAAGATTCCTGAGCCCCTTGAGAAAGGCATCCTTCGAGCTAAGTATGATCTCTACGTCTTCAAAGACGGCACGGTGAGGTATGATCTAACTAATGCTCCCCTCACACATTTCAGGCCGTCGGAAATAGGTGTCTCCATCGATAGGCTGAAACGGCTCGGCTACACAATAGACAGGCATGGTAATCCGCTGGAAAGTTCAGATCAGACCTGTGAATTAAAGGTTCAAGATCTAATAATTCCTGAGCGATGCGGCGACTATCTAGCTAGGGTGGCCAACTTCATAGATGAGCTACTGGCACGCTTTTATGGTTTAGATGCATTTTATAAGGCTGAAGATAGATACGGGTTGCTAGGGCATCTGGTGGTAGGCCTCTCACCCCATACCTCCGCAGGTGTTCTGGGGAGAATCATAGGTTTCTCAAAGCTTAATGTGTGTTATTCGCACCCACTTTGGATCTCAGCCAAGAGGCGTGATTGTGACGGAGATGAAGACGCCTTAATCCTCGCTCTAGACGTGTTTCTGAACTTCTCTAGGGAATTTCTGCCAGCACAGATCGGCGGGTTGATGGATGCTCCATTGCTCCTAACTCCGATAATAGCCCCTCAAGAAGTAGACGATCAGGTGTGGACTCTTGAGTTGAATGATCTTTACCCCTTAGAGTTTTATTACAACTCGCTTGTGTGTGTGGACTCCAAATATGCGTTAAAGTTTTTAGACACAGTAGGTTGCAGGCTTGGGAGACCGGCGCAGTATGAGGGTTACAGCTTTATACACGATGTCACCGACATCAACATTGGCGTCCGTGAGAACAGGTACAAGCGGTTGGGGACGATGATGGATAAGCTTCAAAGCCAGATGGCGCTTATGGACATCCTCGAAGGTGTAGATGCAAAGGATGTGGCGAGAAGAGTTCTTGGGGTTCACTTTATGCGGGACATCGCAGGGAATCTCAGAGTCTTCGCATCTCAATCCTTCAGGTGTAAGAGATGTAACTCGAGGTATCGTCGTATACCCTTAAAGGGGCGTTGCCTCCGTTGCGGAGGCCAGCTATCTCTCACAGTATTCAAAGGTACTGTGGAGAAGTATCTTAAAGTGGCGGAGTGGATCGCTAAGACTTATGGTCTAGAGGATTACTATAACCAAAGAGTAGCCTTGATCTCTGACGAGATCGCTTCAGTTTTTGCGGGAGGGGAGGAAGAAACTAAGGAGAAGGTAAAGGCAACTGAGTTGACGGACTTTATGTAA
- a CDS encoding YbjQ family protein has protein sequence MSSKVVIATTEKIPGYDVSEVLGVVSAPVAMARWFGADLIAGFKDLIGGRVGRYEELMRNATNEALERLKVEASKLGADAVIGVKMFSPEIGGHHNIGEVVVYGTAVRLTKV, from the coding sequence TTGTCCTCAAAAGTTGTAATCGCGACGACCGAGAAAATTCCCGGATACGATGTGAGCGAGGTTTTAGGCGTGGTATCCGCCCCTGTAGCTATGGCTAGATGGTTTGGCGCAGACCTGATCGCAGGCTTCAAAGACCTCATCGGCGGCAGAGTCGGGAGATATGAGGAGCTAATGCGGAATGCTACAAACGAAGCACTGGAGCGGCTAAAGGTTGAAGCCAGCAAGCTTGGTGCAGATGCCGTTATCGGTGTAAAAATGTTCTCACCCGAGATAGGCGGGCATCATAATATCGGAGAAGTTGTAGTCTACGGCACAGCCGTTCGCCTCACAAAAGTGTAA